Proteins encoded by one window of Dreissena polymorpha isolate Duluth1 chromosome 11, UMN_Dpol_1.0, whole genome shotgun sequence:
- the LOC127850805 gene encoding uncharacterized protein LOC127850805 — MGLKSFKTLLVDAVPESAFLVTCGVLSHAIFKNNQTYELFDSHGYITKYNGRKIKRKGSIFSFSSVDELNQFVLAVHGEGAYVQVAQVTVKLPEAKRLSKVFHEHGYEPYIDNNPLPAGEDFPAILDDSSIVADEDSGYIAMIGSRD, encoded by the exons ATGGGTCTTAAGTCATTTAAG ACGCTCCTCGTCGACGCCGTTCCCGAGAGCGCATTTCTTGTCACATGTGGCGTTCTGTCTCACGCAATCTTCAAAAACAACCAAACGTACGAGCTGTTTGACTCGCATGGCTACATAACAAAGTACAATGGTCGGAAGATCAAACGAAAGGGCTCAATTTTCAG TTTCTCGTCTGTTGATGAACTCAACCAGTTTGTTCTCGCCGTACACGGCGAGGGAGCCTACGTCCAGGTGGCGCAGGTGACAGTGAAACTACCAGAAGCAAAGAGGCTATCCAAGGTGTTCCACGAGCATGG ATATGAGCCATACATAGACAATAACCCTCTACCAGCGGGAGAGGATTTTCCTGCCATTCTTGATGATTCTTCCATCGTGGCGGATGAAGATAGCGGGTACATCGCCATGATTGGTTCGAGGGATTGA